A genome region from Opitutales bacterium includes the following:
- a CDS encoding glycosyltransferase family 4 protein, whose translation MNTCILTDTTLPSFIHVGDLYAATFERLGWQVTHRTLAEPGELSGFDIVFHNVNGRNFRTIPGQRNIALFVHEWSRYPPEWIPYFDAFDAIWTTTEHCQRIAQESGLKPPAHWIPPAVDLDPVLQKTDYTASQPFHFLYVGAWHFRKGLHLLFRAWDIAFPEPGAARLTIKTSADCPFKTPRSDIEIITDPWSQDTLQTAYTAADCYVSASLGEGWGLPIMEAIRAGLPICANTWGGHGSMIDDTSAFVIPHQEIPQTYASRPELYAPDQTCGYSSPEAIAETLRQAVLSTPEKRHAISARAAVRLSEHYGLFRLKAKMLRFFNLQR comes from the coding sequence ATGAATACCTGCATCCTCACCGACACCACGCTGCCCAGCTTTATTCATGTCGGCGACCTATATGCAGCGACTTTTGAGAGACTAGGTTGGCAGGTCACACATCGAACCTTAGCCGAACCAGGAGAGCTATCCGGCTTCGATATCGTTTTTCACAATGTCAACGGGCGCAACTTCCGGACGATACCGGGTCAGCGCAATATCGCCCTCTTTGTCCATGAGTGGAGCCGCTACCCACCCGAGTGGATTCCGTATTTCGACGCCTTCGACGCCATCTGGACAACCACCGAGCATTGCCAACGGATCGCACAGGAATCGGGCCTCAAGCCACCGGCACACTGGATACCGCCAGCGGTAGACCTCGACCCCGTATTACAAAAAACGGACTACACCGCATCCCAGCCCTTTCATTTTCTCTACGTGGGTGCGTGGCACTTCCGCAAAGGGCTCCACCTCCTCTTTCGTGCCTGGGACATCGCCTTTCCCGAACCCGGCGCTGCCCGCCTCACCATCAAAACCTCCGCAGACTGCCCATTCAAGACACCGCGCTCCGATATCGAGATCATCACCGATCCCTGGTCGCAAGACACCCTACAGACAGCCTACACCGCAGCAGATTGTTACGTCTCAGCCAGCCTGGGCGAAGGCTGGGGCCTCCCCATCATGGAAGCCATCCGCGCCGGCCTCCCAATATGCGCCAACACCTGGGGCGGCCACGGCAGCATGATCGACGACACTAGCGCATTCGTCATCCCCCACCAAGAAATCCCCCAAACCTACGCCTCTCGCCCCGAACTGTATGCCCCTGATCAAACCTGCGGCTACTCCAGCCCAGAAGCAATCGCCGAAACGCTCAGACAAGCCGTATTATCCACACCTGAAAAGCGGCACGCTATATCTGCCCGTGCAGCAGTGCGATTGAGCGAACACTACGGCCTGTTTCGGTTAAAAGCTAAGATGCTCAGATTTTTCAACCTTCAACGCTAA
- a CDS encoding antitoxin: MRTTIDLDPQLMRAVKIKAATEDRTLKDLLAELITIGLGSQSLGAQAVKPSAKDLPSISCKGPPVSNERALALFADADHAESLSHG; this comes from the coding sequence ATGCGCACAACAATAGATCTGGATCCACAACTCATGCGTGCAGTAAAAATTAAAGCCGCGACTGAAGACCGTACTTTGAAAGACCTGTTAGCGGAACTGATCACGATCGGCTTGGGCTCACAGAGCCTGGGAGCGCAAGCAGTCAAACCTTCTGCCAAGGACCTTCCCTCGATTTCTTGCAAAGGCCCTCCGGTATCCAACGAACGAGCACTCGCGCTCTTTGCAGATGCAGACCACGCCGAGTCGCTCAGCCATGGATGA